The sequence TCTTATAGATCTTAACGAGGTTTTGGCAATCGATCATCAGGCTCATCTTTGCCACCCCCCTCTGGCATTTTCGTTGCGGAAGGCTTCGATCATCTCGCCGTCGGCCAGGGTGATCACCTGGTCGGCGATCTCGCCCATCTGCGGGTCGTGCGAGGTCATCACCACCGTGACGCCCTCCTGCTCCACCAGATTGCAAAGGATGCGCATGACCTGCAAACCCATGCGGGTATCCAGCTCCGCCGTGGGCTCGTCGGCAAAGATCACGCTGGGCCGGTGGCTCAAGGCCCGGGCGATAGCCACGCGCTGCTGCTCGCCGCCGGAAAGTTCGCTGGGCCGGTGGTTCATCCGCTTGCCCAGGCCCACAAAGTTAAGGCATTCTTCTGCCCGCTGCTGCCGCTCTTTCGCGGGATACCCGGAAATACGCAGGGAAAACTCCACATTCTCATAGGCCGACATCAACGAGATCAGCGCTACGGATTGGAAAATATAGCCGATCTCCTTGCGCCTGATCTCGTCGCACGCCCGGTCCGGCAGCGTGGTGATATCCCGGCCGTTAAAGACGATCTGCCCGGCGGTCGGCCGGTCCAGCGTGCTTAAAAGGTTCATCAGGGTGGTCTTGCCCGAGCCGGAGCGGCCTCGGAGCAGGGTGAGCTCCCCAGGCATAATGCTCAGGTTGATATCTCTGAGGGCGTGTACGGTTTCGCTGCCGGTCTGAAAATCCCGGCACAGGCCCTGCGTGGTCATGATCGGTTCCATACTATTCCTCCCCCAGTTTGATCGCCTGGGCGATCTTGATCTTGGATACCAGCACGCCCAGCACCGCAAAGCCGATGGCCAGCACCACGCCCATGATCCCATAGATCTTGAGGTAATCGCTGGACGACATCACCACCGCAAAGGGCGGCACCTGCTGCGCGGAAGCGTAGATCATCTGCAGCAGCGGCACGAACAGCTCGCTGGCCAGCCCGCCGATCACGATGCCCAGCAGGATCGCCACGCCGGAGATCAGCAGCTGCTCGGCCAACAGAAGGCCTATCAGCCGTTTAACAGACAAGCCCATGGCCCGGAAGATACCAAATTGCAGCACGCGGCTCTTGATGGATATGATCCAGTAGATCAAAAAGCCGATGGCCGTGACCAGGATGGTCACGATAAAGCCCAGCGTCAGCGCACCGTTGGTGCCCTGCAGCATAGGGTCGTTTTTAATGGTGACCAGCTGCTGGGTGGTATCCTCAAAGGAGGTGAAGGCCAACCCCTTGGCCTGTACGTCCGCGTAAATCTGTTCCGCATCCGCGCCAGGCGCCCGTTTCATCCACAATTCATAGGGTTCTATGCGCATATTCAGCTCGATGGTACGGTAGTTGGCTACCATAAAGTAGGGGTCCTCATAAGGGTTCAGGCCAGGCCAGTAGTCGATAAAGCCCAACACCACAGCCTGCTGCATATTTTGCTGCGCCCAGCTGTAGTAAATGGTGTCCCCCGCCTGTATGCCCATCTCCTGATAGCCTTTGGAGAGCAGTACGCCTTTGGGATACTCCGTCATCAAATTCAAATAATTGTACCAGTGGGTGGGCAGCAAATTGGTTCTGAACCAGGCTACCTTTCCAAATTCACTGGGTACGATGCTCATGATCGTGGTGCCGGTCTTGTTCTGGTCGCCAAACTTGACCAGCACCTCGCCGTTGCGGTATACCTTGGTCACCGCCTCGATACCCGAGATGCCCTCGTACTGCTCAAAGGGCGGCTCCCGGTAGGTGACGGCCTCGCTGCTCTGGCCCGATGCGGCCAGGCTATCTTCATTGCTTTCCCATTTAGCCATGGCTACGATATCGCAGCCATTTTCATAGCGTATCTGTTCCTCTGCGTTGCGGTTGATGGTGCGGGCCGTATTGGCGCTGAAAATGCCGGTAGCCAGCGTCAAGATCAGAAAGATCATCAAAAATTGCTCCTGGCCGCGGCTGCGCCCCACCTGGATAAAAGAAGCGTACATTACCGGGGACCATATCTTGCGGCCCAGGTAAAAGATCAGTTGGATCACGTAAGGGTAAAGCCGCAATAGCAGCAGCCCCGCGCCCAGCACGAAAAGCGAGGAGATCAGAAACAGCAGCGGATCGATAGGCACATCGCCGCTGGCCGCCCCCGTCAGCTCCAGGATCTGCTGGCGGTTTTGATAGGCGTAGAGCCCGTATCCAGAGATGGCCAGCAACAATACATCCAGAAAATATTTTTTCCAGAAGGCTTTATGCTTGCGCTCACTCTTGCGCCGCTTATGCTCTACGATAGAAACCCGGCAGGACAGCAGCGCCGGGACCAGCATCGTGGCCACCGAGAACAGCGCCGCGTACAACGCGTACAGGTAGACCTTGCCCGTAAGCTCTAATGAAAGCGCCGTGCGCTGTACGAATTCTAAAAAGCCGTTGGCTGCGCCCAACATCCGGCAAAGGCCCAGCCCGATCAACGGCCCGATCAGCATGGCGATGGCCGCCACGATCAGCCCCTCGATCAGGTAACTGTTAAACACCTGGCCCGGGCCTGCGCCCCGGCTGCGCAGCACGGCGATCTCATTTTTCTCATAATCTACGATCAGCTGGGCCACCATGAAGATATAAAAGGCCAGCATCAGCAGGATCGGCACCTGCAAGACCAGCAGGGTGGTGCTCAGCTGGGCGGCCCGCGTGAGGTATTGGCTGAGCAGTTCCACCGTAGGCATGGAGTAGGTAATGCCCATCTCCTTATAGGGCCCCAGCTCGCGCTGGATATTCTGCAGGCCGATCATCACATCGCGCAGGTTGGAAAGGGTGATGGCATGATAGTCCAGCGCGTAATTCCACTGTACGATGGTCAGCAGCGTGGGCTCGCGCTCGATCAACTCCCGCTCCATCAGCTCCCCGTTCATTATAAAGCCGCCCGCGGTGGTGCGCTCCCCGTCATACCAGAACAGTTCGCTGCCCTCCTTCGGCTCGACCACTCCGACCACCTTTACGTAGAGCGGCTCATCTAAATCCATCTGGCTATGGCTCAGCTCATATACCACGTCCAACGGTACATCGTTATCGTTGATCGCCCCTTTAAAGGCCACTACTTCATAGACGCCTTCCGCATCCTTTTGGGCCGCAGGTAAGCGCCCCTGAAGGACATTTACTTGTTCTTCAAAGCCCGGTATACCGTTTAGTTTAAAATAGACTGACTTGGGATTTTCGCTGCGCTGTTCTTTGGGCAGGCCAGTCAAATAATCCAGCCAATAAACGCAGGTCGTATCCGCGCTGGGCAGGCCGATGGCTGGCTCCAGCCGCTCGGTCACTTGACTTTTCAGCGCGTGATAGCCCTCCAGCCGCTCATCCTGGTTGGTAAAACGGCTGGAAAGGTCCGCTTTGATATGCAGTGTGCCCGGGTAATTCCCGAACTCTTCTTGATAGCTCTCCAGATCCTTGATTAGCATGCGCTGCAAAACGCCGTCCGTGTACATGGGTACCGTACTGACCATGGCCACTGCGATGGTGATCCCGATCAGAAGGCACAAGACCATCCAGCGGTTGTTAAGCATCTTGCGCACGACCATTAAAAACATGGCGCGTCCCCCTTATTTATCGCTTAACGATCAGATCCCCTACATTCAGCCCTTCCAGGATCTCATATTCGCCGGTGGTCTCCATCCCGACCTTGACGTCGCGCTCGACTTTAACGCCGTCCTCCATCACGTAAACGTATTGGCGGCCAATATAGGTGTTGACATAGTTCTTGGGCAGGACGATTACATCCTCCTTGCGCTCCAGCACGGCCACTACAGAGGCCGTCTGCCCCTCGCTGACGGTGGCATAATCCAGCCCTTCCACGTCAAAGATCACGATATTGGCCGGCTTGCCATCTTCCTTTTCCGTAGCGTTGCTGGGGCTGGTCACCACCGTGCCCGTATAGCTTTGGTCGTTGACCGTTACCTCCACCGCCATGCCCGGGCGGAAAGAAGTCGCGTCCGACCCTTCAAAGCGCAGCTGCAGCGTGCCATCCTCCTGGATGCGCACCATTTCTTTAAAGGGCTGCACCGCCATCCCCGCCGACAGGTTTTCATCCACTGCCGTGACCTTGCCGTTCATCCCCGAGGTCAGCTGTCCCTGTTTGATCTGGCGCTGCAGGTCGCTTACGGTTTCCTTGGCCAGCGCAACGCTCTTTTGCGCATTGGTGCTGTCCGGCGCCTCATTCAATTCCTTTTGCGCATATTTCAGCTCGATCTGCGCCTTGCGCAGGCTGCTTTTGAGACTTTCCACATCCATCTCGGCCAATACGTCGCCCTTTTTCACCTCATCCCCCAGAGATACGTTAACTTTAGATACGTATCCGCTGATGGGAAAAGAAAGTACGGAAAACTTTGACGACATGAACGACGCCGACACCGAAAGCTTGTTTTCTATCGTTCCCAGCGTCACCTCTTCGGTCTGCACCTCTACCTCTTCGGGCTCGATCAGCGGCGGCGCCAGCGCCTCCTCTTCCTTAGGTAAGAGCAAGCAGCCGTTCACCGTCAGGCAAAGCGATACCAGTACCGCCAGGACTCCAGTTTTTTTAAGCGTTACCCCCATACCGTTCCTCCTTAAATTCACCGCCGGAACGGCTCCCCCCCTTCCCGGCTTGAACTTGGTTATCCCCCGTCTTTTTTCTCCAGGGCTTATATCGTGATTGATTCAATTTTTTTCTACAAATTCCTGCCCTTAAAATTCACAATTTTTTACGACTAAGTTTACTATATTTATTTATGCGGCCGTCAGGCTAAATATCGTACATCCCTGCGCTAAAACCTTTGCGCGGGCTGCAATTATTACGCGTTTTATATCCGTTTCTTTTCATCAGACATCTTTTCATCGTCTCGTGTGATATGCAAAAAACCGCGGAGCCGCTCAGGCCTCCGCGGTTTTCATTCATCATTCTTCTATACTATTGCTCTTCTCCCTGCATCTGCAAGATGCCAGCCTTGGCCAATGCCGCCACGATCTTATCGAGTGCCTCTTCACTGTCTGCCTCGATCATATGCAGATGTAAGCCGCCGGTAATCGCGCTCAATGGTCCGGCGCCGTTTTCCCGCAGGCGGGCGATAAAGCGCCTCACGTCCCGCTCCGTGCCCACCATCAGCATGGCCTTAAATTCTCCATAGACCGGATGCTCCACCGTAACGTCCACCGCACAGCCGCCCAGGCGCACAATGGTCATCAGTTCCTCCACCATTTGCTCTTCCCGCTCGTGCTTACAGCAGATCACCCGGCGCGGACGTTTCAAAAAACTGGCGCGGGGGACGATATACCCAGCCGGCGTGGCCAGAATATCGGCGCCTCCCGCGCGGAGGATCGCGATATCCTGCACGATCACCTGCCGGCTGACCGAGAACGTCGCCGCCAGGGCGCTGGCGGTAATCGCATCCGGCTCCCGGTTCAGGCAGCGCATAATCGCCTGGCGTCGCTGTGCAGCGTTCATCCCCCCAACCTCCTTTGCTTATACCGCTCTTACATCCTTTCCGGCGCTTCAATGCCCAAAAGCCCCAGGCCGATGGCGATCACCTGGCGCACGGCGCGGGTCAACTGCAGCCGCGCCACAGCGGCTTTTTCGTCCTCATCTAAAATGCGGTGTTCATAATAGAACTTATTATAGGCCTTGGCGATCTCTACCGTATGCCGGGTGATCATAGAGGGCTCGTTGCGCAAAGCCGCCTCTTCTACGACCTCCGGGA is a genomic window of Luoshenia tenuis containing:
- a CDS encoding ABC transporter ATP-binding protein codes for the protein MEPIMTTQGLCRDFQTGSETVHALRDINLSIMPGELTLLRGRSGSGKTTLMNLLSTLDRPTAGQIVFNGRDITTLPDRACDEIRRKEIGYIFQSVALISLMSAYENVEFSLRISGYPAKERQQRAEECLNFVGLGKRMNHRPSELSGGEQQRVAIARALSHRPSVIFADEPTAELDTRMGLQVMRILCNLVEQEGVTVVMTSHDPQMGEIADQVITLADGEMIEAFRNENARGGWQR
- a CDS encoding ABC transporter permease, whose product is MFLMVVRKMLNNRWMVLCLLIGITIAVAMVSTVPMYTDGVLQRMLIKDLESYQEEFGNYPGTLHIKADLSSRFTNQDERLEGYHALKSQVTERLEPAIGLPSADTTCVYWLDYLTGLPKEQRSENPKSVYFKLNGIPGFEEQVNVLQGRLPAAQKDAEGVYEVVAFKGAINDNDVPLDVVYELSHSQMDLDEPLYVKVVGVVEPKEGSELFWYDGERTTAGGFIMNGELMERELIEREPTLLTIVQWNYALDYHAITLSNLRDVMIGLQNIQRELGPYKEMGITYSMPTVELLSQYLTRAAQLSTTLLVLQVPILLMLAFYIFMVAQLIVDYEKNEIAVLRSRGAGPGQVFNSYLIEGLIVAAIAMLIGPLIGLGLCRMLGAANGFLEFVQRTALSLELTGKVYLYALYAALFSVATMLVPALLSCRVSIVEHKRRKSERKHKAFWKKYFLDVLLLAISGYGLYAYQNRQQILELTGAASGDVPIDPLLFLISSLFVLGAGLLLLRLYPYVIQLIFYLGRKIWSPVMYASFIQVGRSRGQEQFLMIFLILTLATGIFSANTARTINRNAEEQIRYENGCDIVAMAKWESNEDSLAASGQSSEAVTYREPPFEQYEGISGIEAVTKVYRNGEVLVKFGDQNKTGTTIMSIVPSEFGKVAWFRTNLLPTHWYNYLNLMTEYPKGVLLSKGYQEMGIQAGDTIYYSWAQQNMQQAVVLGFIDYWPGLNPYEDPYFMVANYRTIELNMRIEPYELWMKRAPGADAEQIYADVQAKGLAFTSFEDTTQQLVTIKNDPMLQGTNGALTLGFIVTILVTAIGFLIYWIISIKSRVLQFGIFRAMGLSVKRLIGLLLAEQLLISGVAILLGIVIGGLASELFVPLLQMIYASAQQVPPFAVVMSSSDYLKIYGIMGVVLAIGFAVLGVLVSKIKIAQAIKLGEE
- a CDS encoding efflux RND transporter periplasmic adaptor subunit, yielding MGVTLKKTGVLAVLVSLCLTVNGCLLLPKEEEALAPPLIEPEEVEVQTEEVTLGTIENKLSVSASFMSSKFSVLSFPISGYVSKVNVSLGDEVKKGDVLAEMDVESLKSSLRKAQIELKYAQKELNEAPDSTNAQKSVALAKETVSDLQRQIKQGQLTSGMNGKVTAVDENLSAGMAVQPFKEMVRIQEDGTLQLRFEGSDATSFRPGMAVEVTVNDQSYTGTVVTSPSNATEKEDGKPANIVIFDVEGLDYATVSEGQTASVVAVLERKEDVIVLPKNYVNTYIGRQYVYVMEDGVKVERDVKVGMETTGEYEILEGLNVGDLIVKR
- a CDS encoding transcription repressor NadR — protein: MNAAQRRQAIMRCLNREPDAITASALAATFSVSRQVIVQDIAILRAGGADILATPAGYIVPRASFLKRPRRVICCKHEREEQMVEELMTIVRLGGCAVDVTVEHPVYGEFKAMLMVGTERDVRRFIARLRENGAGPLSAITGGLHLHMIEADSEEALDKIVAALAKAGILQMQGEEQ